TTTCATCGTTTTGACGCAGCAGCCCACGGCTGCCGTCCTCGGTGACGCTGTTGAGTTCTTCGGCGGCAGACGCCAGTTGATGAGAAGCATCGGCGATCTGACGTATCGTGCTTTTCAGGCTTTCCTGCATGTTGGCCAATGCACTGACCAACTGCCCGGTTTCATCTTTCGACTCACTGGTAATGGTATGGGTCAGGTCACCGTTGGCGATCCGCTCAGCACTCAACACCGCGGTCGCAATCGGACGGCTGATCAACTTGCTGATGAACAGGCCCAGCGCCAGCGCAGCGATAAAGGCCACGCCAATACCGATGTACAACGTGGTAGTTGCCGAGCGCTGCAACTGGTCAGCGTCGCGCGCACCCTCCCCAATCTGGCGGTTATTGGAGTCCACCATCAGCGTCAGTTCGTCCATGACGGTGGCGTAACCACGTTGCAGGTCGCCTGCCATGATCGACCGGGCCGATTCAATGTCCCCGGTCTGCAGGGCGGCAACTACCCGCTGCACCTGCGTCTGATACGCCGGCCAGTCACGCTCCATCTTGTCGCCGGCGGCGCGTTCGTCATCGGCCAGCGGTGTCTTGCGATAAGTCGTGAATGCCTTTTCGCTGTCCGCGCGGTTGGCCGTCATCCTGTTGAGGATTTCATCTTTCGTACTCTGCGGCGCTGCGGCAGCTGTCGCTAAGATCAGGCTGTAAAGATCGCGTTGTTGCTCGACCGCCTTGGTTCTGGATTCCCCTATTCTTGCCACGGATACCAGGTTGTTCGAGAACACCAGATTGAGATTCTCAGACAACTGGCTGACGCCCCGGCTGCCTAAAACACCGACCACCAGCGTGATGATTGCGCACAGCCCGAATGCTGCGATCAACTTGCTGGATAATTTTGCGTCACGGAGCCAATTCATAGCGTTGTCCTGAAAGTGTCTAAAGTCGGTGCAAGCGACGCCCGGCAGTGCAAATGGGCCGTGAGGTGCGCTTGTTTTTGTCTATCGACACTGGCAGGAAGATCTGAATAGTGGCTCTAAAAAATATGAAGGACGGTTTTCACCCACACGGAGTTTGCCCCGATCCCGGACGTTGATTGAGGCAACCGACCTTGAATGCGGGGTAAAACTGCGTGCATGAGGAGGATGCTGGCGGAGTGCTGACTCCCCCCGGTTTTAAAAAAACCGGTGGCGCGTCATATACACATTCAGGCCTCGACAGAAGAAACAGGGGTCTCCTGACCGGCTTCTTCGGCCATTTTCAAGCGGTCAGCTTTGCTGATGTATCTGTCTTTATTAACGGGTGCCAGTTTTGAACTGGCTTTCTTGGCGTTGGCTTTGAGTATCTGATTCAGTTTTTTACGACGATTCATAGAGGGCTTCTCAGCGTGTCGGTGCGTGCGGGGGATCTGGCTGAAAGTCTAAACCAGATCCCCTGAAAGCGTTCTGTGTTAATGGCTGACGGGTGATTCGCGAGCAGGCACCTGAGTCACCCACCCGCAAAAGTCAGTCATATTTTTTCAGTGGGCTCAGTCTTCAGGACGGGGTTCTCCTGACCGTCGCTGACCCAGACCATGCTTTGAGGTGAAGATAACGCAATGCCCAGGTCACGCAGGCGGCCCAGCACCGTGAACAACAAATCACTGCGGGCGCCTCCCACCGAGCGCGGGCTGTTGACATAACCGCTCACGGCGATGATTACACCGGTGGTGGTCAGGTCCTTGAACGTTACCGAGGCGGCCGGGTTATCCAGTATTGCCTCGTGCTCGGTGAAGGCTTGCAGCAGCAGGTCGCGGATTTGCAGGACGTCCGTTTCCAGCGGCAAGGTGAGGGTGATTCCGACCACGCCCAAAGCATTGCCCATGGTGACGTTGCGAACGTTCTGCGTGATGAACTGTGAGTTGGGCACGATGACTGTTGAACGATCGGACATCTGGATTTCCGTGGCGCGTACGTTGATCCGGCGAATATCGCCCTCGACCCCCGCCAGGCTCACCCAGTCGCCCACTTTGACCGGACGCTCGGTGAGCAGGATCAAGCCCGAGATGAAGTTCTGCACAATGGCTTGCAGGCCGAAACCGATCCCCACCGACAGCGCACTCACCACCCAGGTCAGGTTGGTCAGGCTGATACGCAGGGTGGACATCACTGCGACGACCACCAGCACAAAGCCGATGTAGCCCACTAGCGTCACCAGCGAGGCACGCATGCCGGCGTCCATGTTGGTTTCCGGCAGCAACCGTTCGCCCAGCCAGTCTTTCAGAATCCGGACCGCCAGCACTCCGACGACGAGCAGGCCGAGGGCAAGAAGAATATCGCTCGGTACGAGGTCCAGATTACCCAGCGGCTTGGTGCCGAGGCCGATCAGCGTGAAGCTGTCCAGCAGCTCGCCTGGACTTGAGCCGGACGGTACAAACGCCAGCAGTACTGCGACGACAAACAGCAACGTGCGCCCGACACCAGCCAGCAGGGTGCTGGCCTGAGCCTGATGCCGGGGCGACAGGCCGAGTGCCGTTCCCAGCGCCATGCCGCCCGGTTGCTTGGGCGACAGCAGGGTTTCGCAGATGTCGGTGAAGCAGGCAATCAACAGGTAGGCCGTCGCCGCGACAACGCTGATCCAGAGCAGCTTTACTGCCAGGAAGTAGGCCAGCGTCAGGTAACCGCTCAGCAACGCCAGCAGGCTCAGACCGACCCAGACCGCAACGGCAAAGGGGATCAGCCCGGCGAAACCCTCCGGGCGTTCCAGCTCGAACCGGCGACGGGTTCGGCGATAGCGCAACAAGGCAGAGAAAAACACCAGCGACACCGCCAGCGCCGTCAGGCCATTGACCGCAACCGTCAATGCCAGACTGCTGGCGATGACGCTGTTGATGCGTTCCTGGGTGCCGATGATCATCAGCGCCAGCGCCAGCACCACCGGGAATCGACCCAGGGCTGTGGCGATCTGGTCGGGAATCTGCGGCAGGCGCCAGGACGGATGAGGCAGCATCAAAAGCGCACGGCCGAGGCCGACGATGAAAGCGCAGAAAATCACCAGCGTCTGCAGCTGGTTGAGCAAGTTATCGACATCGGCGCTGAGCACCGCATTGCTCACCACGCCCCAGCGCAACAGGGCTGTGGCGGCGCCGATGGTCAGAATCGTCGCCATGCCGACTGCCAGTGCCAGCGCACTGCGCCGAAGGCGACCTTCTGGCAACCAGCGGATCATCAGCCAGATCAACAGGCGTTCAAGCAAGCGTCGCGCGACGATCCATATCAGCAGCGCGCCCAACACAACGGTGACGAAAAACAGACGGTTGCCCGGTGCCAGCGTGCTGTCGAGCACGCTTTTGACATCGACGAGCAAGCCATTCAAGCGCCCCAGGTCATCGTCGGTTGGACGAATCAGGCTGGACCAGAATGCCGAGGTGAGCGGGCTGGCTGTCCGGCTGCTGATTTGGGAGTCGAAGAGGCTGCGGCGCAGGCTGAAGATTTGCGTCGCCAGGTCACGGGCCGACTGGCTCAGTGTGTTGGCCTGACGCTCGTCATTGACCAGTGCGTTTTTCTGGGAGGTCAGCGCCTTGCGCTGGGTGGTCAGCGTCTGCGCCTCCTCCGGCTGCACGGGCCCGAGAATATTGAGCTGGTCGTTCAGGTGTTCGATGTCGGCAGCTTGCCGGCCCACGAGGTCGTCGGCCTGCTTCTGCACCTGCAAAGCCGCCTGGCGCAAGCTCGACAGCAAATCATCGTTGGCATTACCGGTGACTTTTTGCCTGATCTGGTCGAGCTGCTCATTGAGATCCTCAAGGCTCGGCCCTTCAACCACCTGCTGCTCGGTGCTGGCGCTGCCGGGCTGCACAGGGGCGGTTGACTGCGCCAGCGCTGGCAACGTTGCGCACAGCAGCAAGAGGGCGAGTAGCCCCGTACAAAGTCGGTTCAGCGTAGGGTGTTGCATTTTCTTTCCTTCTTGCGTGGCTTCAGGCGGTTGACGAGATCTGTGCGTCCAGCCCCTTTGACTCGAAAAACAGGCTGCGTTCCGGGGCGCAGTCGGTAACGGGCACTTTATACCGCGATGGATCTATGGCGTCACAGCGACATGCTCGCAGGCTTGCTCGCATTCATGTGCGTTTGGACAGCGATTTTGATGCAGTCAAAGCCAGGAACGCGAAGTCCAAGACGTTGCTCAGGCGCATGCCGTTCATTTTACGGATTTACGGAGAACTGAATAATGACAACTCATACCCACGATACCCCCGTCTGGTTTATCACTGGCTGTTCAACCGGCCTGGGTCGCGCGCTGGCCGAATTGATCGTTGACCGCGGTTGGCGTCTGGTCGCAACGGCCAGAGACAAGTCCCGCGTCGCGGACCTGGCGCTCAATGCCGAACACCGTGTGCTGGCGCTTGATCTGGACGTGGCCAAATCCGAGCAGATTGAGGCGGCGGTTGCCGCCGCCAAAGCAAAGTTCGGCCGGGTTGACGTGCTGGTCAACAACGCTGGCTATGGCTATCAGAGCACCGTGGAGGAGGGCGTCGAGTCTGAAATTCGTGCGCAGTTCGATGCCAATGTGTTTGGCCTGTTCGCAATGACTCGCGCGGTGCTGCCGCTGATGCGCGCCCAACGAAGTGGCCACGTCATCAACATCACGTCGGTGGCAGGACTGATCGGCTTCCCTGGATCAGGCTATTACGCGGCGACAAAACACGCGGTGGAAGGCTTGTCCGATGCGCTGAGGGTCGAAGTAGAGCCGCTGGGGATTGCCGTGACGTGCATCGAGCCGGGACCGTTCCGCACCGATTGGGCAGGACGTTCGCTGCGCCAGACCCGCACCGAGATCGCCGACTATCAAGACACCGCCGGCTCACGACTGGAGTCGACCAAGAAGTCGAGTGGCACTCAGGCGGGAGACCCGGTGCGCGCCGGCGAGGCCATGATCGCCGTCACTCAGATGGCCAAGCCGCCCCGTCACCTGGTACTGGGCAAATGGGGATACGACGCCGTGGTGGCTGATCGCCGTGAGCGTTTGCAGCAGATTGAATCCCTGCAAGACATCAGCGTGGGCTCGGATTTCCCAAGTTGAGACTTGCCTGACGCTGACGCCTGATCCGTCAGGCGTCAGACGCCTTCAGCCGATCCGTTATCCATGCCCGACTGTATGCCAGCACGTCTGCTGCAACGGTGGTCTGGAAGTGGATAAAACCGTGGGGCGAGGAGGGCAGAAGGTGCATCTCGACAGGGGCTGATTCGGCCCAGCGATCTGCCATCTCCAGCGTGTCGTCCAACAGCG
The DNA window shown above is from Pseudomonas sp. BSw22131 and carries:
- a CDS encoding DUF2986 domain-containing protein, with protein sequence MNRRKKLNQILKANAKKASSKLAPVNKDRYISKADRLKMAEEAGQETPVSSVEA
- a CDS encoding DUF3772 domain-containing protein translates to MQHPTLNRLCTGLLALLLLCATLPALAQSTAPVQPGSASTEQQVVEGPSLEDLNEQLDQIRQKVTGNANDDLLSSLRQAALQVQKQADDLVGRQAADIEHLNDQLNILGPVQPEEAQTLTTQRKALTSQKNALVNDERQANTLSQSARDLATQIFSLRRSLFDSQISSRTASPLTSAFWSSLIRPTDDDLGRLNGLLVDVKSVLDSTLAPGNRLFFVTVVLGALLIWIVARRLLERLLIWLMIRWLPEGRLRRSALALAVGMATILTIGAATALLRWGVVSNAVLSADVDNLLNQLQTLVIFCAFIVGLGRALLMLPHPSWRLPQIPDQIATALGRFPVVLALALMIIGTQERINSVIASSLALTVAVNGLTALAVSLVFFSALLRYRRTRRRFELERPEGFAGLIPFAVAVWVGLSLLALLSGYLTLAYFLAVKLLWISVVAATAYLLIACFTDICETLLSPKQPGGMALGTALGLSPRHQAQASTLLAGVGRTLLFVVAVLLAFVPSGSSPGELLDSFTLIGLGTKPLGNLDLVPSDILLALGLLVVGVLAVRILKDWLGERLLPETNMDAGMRASLVTLVGYIGFVLVVVAVMSTLRISLTNLTWVVSALSVGIGFGLQAIVQNFISGLILLTERPVKVGDWVSLAGVEGDIRRINVRATEIQMSDRSTVIVPNSQFITQNVRNVTMGNALGVVGITLTLPLETDVLQIRDLLLQAFTEHEAILDNPAASVTFKDLTTTGVIIAVSGYVNSPRSVGGARSDLLFTVLGRLRDLGIALSSPQSMVWVSDGQENPVLKTEPTEKI
- a CDS encoding oxidoreductase, translated to MTTHTHDTPVWFITGCSTGLGRALAELIVDRGWRLVATARDKSRVADLALNAEHRVLALDLDVAKSEQIEAAVAAAKAKFGRVDVLVNNAGYGYQSTVEEGVESEIRAQFDANVFGLFAMTRAVLPLMRAQRSGHVINITSVAGLIGFPGSGYYAATKHAVEGLSDALRVEVEPLGIAVTCIEPGPFRTDWAGRSLRQTRTEIADYQDTAGSRLESTKKSSGTQAGDPVRAGEAMIAVTQMAKPPRHLVLGKWGYDAVVADRRERLQQIESLQDISVGSDFPS